The Schistocerca cancellata isolate TAMUIC-IGC-003103 chromosome 4, iqSchCanc2.1, whole genome shotgun sequence genome contains a region encoding:
- the LOC126184114 gene encoding GATA zinc finger domain-containing protein 14-like, with product MEVFQGLLQELEIDTDSRGMRKQENNHYKSHPSQFRDERNNNWTRQGYSHNTNREQNRHHPYDNHWQSNSYRERSHFRSNEYDGDNHRNRQFGNQNYYYHGRQNNFRRNGPPCSDNSGRNSPPLNQQERNCSIYRHDDRRYNDSDRPEFYQNWRDSNRAGDFRKHEFVEARSPNPSNDAHQLRNRQ from the coding sequence atggaagtttttcagggactcttacaagaattagaaattgacacagacagccgcgggatgcgaaaacaggaaaacaatcactacaagtcacatccgtcgcaattccgcgatgaaagaaataacaactggacacgacaaggctattctcacaatacaaatcgtgaacaaaacagacaccacccatacgacaaccactggcagagtaatagttacagagaaagatcgcatttccgtagtaatgaatatgacggagacaatcacagaaacagacaatttggcaaccagaactattattatcacgggagacagaataacttcagacgcaacggtccaccgtgcagtgataattcagggagaaattctccaccacttaaccaacaagaaagaaactgtagtatctaccgacatgacgacagacgatataatgatagcgacagacctgaattttatcagaactggcgggattcaaatagagcaggggaCTTTCGAAAacatgaatttgtagaagctaggtctccgaatcccagtaacgatgcgcaccaactaagaaacagacaatga
- the LOC126184115 gene encoding uncharacterized protein LOC126184115: MGKDAIMGKDAIMGKDANMGKDANMGKTQIWRKHKYLENANMGKTQIWGKRKYGENANMGKTQIWGKRKYGENADMGKTQIWGKRRYGENANMGITQIWGKRKYGKNANIGKTNYGENANMEKTQIWRKRKYGKNANSGKTQIWEKCKNGRR, translated from the coding sequence atgggaaaagacgcaattatggggaaagacgcaattatggggaaagacgcaaatatggggaaagacgcaaatatggggaaaacacaaatatggagAAAACACAAATAtctggaaaacgcaaatatggggaaaacgcaaatatggggaaaacgcaaatatggggaaaacgcaaatatggggaaaacgcaaatatggggaaaacgcaaatatggggaaaacgcagatatggggaaaacgcagatatggggaaaacgcagatatggggaaaacgcaaatatggggataacgcaaatatggggaaaacgcaaatatggcaaaaacgcaaatattgggaaaaccaactatggggaaaacgcaaatatggagaaaacgcaaatatggcgaaaacgcaaatatggcaaaaacgcaaatagtggaaaaacgcaaatatgggaaaaatgcaaaaatgggagaagataa